One Sinorhizobium mexicanum genomic region harbors:
- the ccoO gene encoding cytochrome-c oxidase, cbb3-type subunit II, translating into MSILDKHTILERNATLLLVGSLLVVSIGGIVEIAPLFYLENTIEKVEGMRPYSPLELAGRDIYVREGCYVCHSQMIRPFRDEVERYGHYSLAAESMYDHPFQWGSKRTGPDLARVGDRYSNEWHVQHMTEPRSVVPESVMPSYAFLKETPLEVTNVAMNLKANRAVGVPYTDEMIDSAAADLKAQADPNADTAGIEARYPKAKLGDFDGDAQRLTEMDALIAYLQMLGTLVDFSTYDDTTGYR; encoded by the coding sequence GTGTCCATTCTTGACAAACACACCATACTTGAACGCAACGCCACGCTCCTCCTGGTCGGCTCGCTGCTCGTCGTCTCGATCGGCGGCATCGTGGAAATCGCACCGCTCTTCTATCTCGAAAACACCATCGAGAAGGTTGAAGGCATGCGGCCCTATTCGCCACTGGAGCTTGCCGGACGCGACATCTATGTCCGCGAAGGCTGCTATGTCTGCCACAGCCAGATGATCCGTCCGTTCCGCGACGAGGTCGAGCGCTACGGGCATTACTCGCTCGCCGCGGAGTCGATGTACGACCACCCGTTCCAGTGGGGCTCGAAGCGCACCGGGCCGGACCTCGCCCGGGTCGGCGATCGTTACTCCAACGAATGGCACGTCCAGCACATGACCGAGCCGCGCTCGGTGGTGCCGGAATCGGTCATGCCAAGCTACGCTTTCCTGAAGGAAACGCCGCTGGAGGTGACGAACGTCGCGATGAACCTCAAGGCCAACAGGGCGGTCGGCGTCCCCTACACGGACGAGATGATCGACAGCGCGGCGGCGGACCTCAAGGCGCAGGCCGATCCCAATGCCGACACGGCCGGCATCGAGGCGCGCTACCCGAAGGCCAAGCTCGGCGATTTCGACGGTGACGCGCAAAGGCTGACGGAGATGGATGCGCTCATTGCCTATCTCCAGATGCTCGGGACGCTCGTCGACTTCTCGACCTACGACGACACCACCGGCTATCGCTAA